The following coding sequences lie in one Candidatus Diapherotrites archaeon genomic window:
- a CDS encoding Nramp family divalent metal transporter has translation MLEKIRKFKIQLLIFFGVLGPGIITSAVDNDAGGIATYSIAGAHFGYSLLWTMIPIAVILVVVQEMNARMGIVTGKGLADLIRENFGLRITFFVMAALFFTNLTNTVAEFAGIAAASELFGITKFIAVPLGALFVWLLIVRGTYKNVEKAFLFAVLFYFAYIIAGLMIQPDWLEVGKAVVNPSIQIDSSYLMIIVGLIGATIAPWMQFYLQASIAEKGIKPEELHFSRMDVILGSIVTVIIMLFIIVTTATVLHPHGIRIDSAENAAKALGPLAGNYASSLFALGLLAASVFAAAILPLATAYYVCEGFGFESGVNKKIREAPQFYSLFTAMILVGAGLILIPNIPLISIMYWSQVLNGILLPIVLILMLYLINNKKLMGPYVNGTKMNIMCWIISGGLIIASVSLILSML, from the coding sequence TTGCTTGAAAAAATTAGGAAGTTTAAAATTCAATTGCTGATTTTTTTTGGTGTTTTGGGCCCTGGAATTATTACAAGCGCTGTGGACAATGATGCTGGGGGCATTGCGACTTACAGCATTGCCGGAGCGCATTTCGGTTACTCCTTGTTGTGGACAATGATTCCTATTGCGGTAATTCTTGTTGTGGTCCAGGAAATGAATGCAAGGATGGGCATTGTCACAGGGAAAGGCCTTGCTGATTTGATAAGGGAGAACTTCGGCTTAAGAATAACTTTTTTTGTTATGGCAGCATTGTTTTTCACTAATCTTACTAATACTGTAGCTGAATTCGCTGGGATTGCTGCTGCCTCGGAATTGTTTGGAATAACAAAATTTATTGCGGTTCCTTTGGGGGCATTATTTGTCTGGCTTTTGATTGTAAGGGGAACATACAAGAATGTTGAGAAGGCATTTCTTTTTGCTGTATTATTCTATTTTGCTTATATTATTGCAGGGCTGATGATTCAGCCTGACTGGCTTGAAGTTGGAAAGGCTGTAGTAAACCCATCAATTCAAATTGATTCCTCTTATTTGATGATTATTGTAGGATTGATTGGGGCAACTATTGCGCCTTGGATGCAGTTCTATCTTCAGGCCTCAATCGCAGAGAAAGGCATTAAGCCAGAGGAATTGCATTTCTCTAGAATGGACGTAATTTTGGGTTCAATTGTTACTGTCATTATAATGCTTTTCATTATTGTGACGACTGCAACTGTACTGCATCCTCATGGAATAAGGATTGATTCAGCAGAGAATGCAGCAAAGGCTTTAGGGCCTCTTGCAGGCAATTATGCTTCTTCCCTGTTTGCTTTAGGCCTTCTTGCTGCCTCAGTTTTTGCTGCTGCAATCCTTCCTTTGGCCACAGCTTATTATGTTTGCGAGGGCTTCGGCTTTGAGTCAGGGGTGAACAAGAAAATCAGGGAGGCCCCACAATTCTATTCCTTGTTCACTGCAATGATTTTGGTTGGAGCTGGGTTGATATTAATTCCAAACATTCCCTTGATTTCAATAATGTACTGGTCTCAGGTATTGAACGGAATCCTGCTTCCAATTGTATTGATTTTAATGCTCTATCTCATCAACAACAAGAAATTGATGGGACCTTATGTTAACGGAACAAAAATGAATATAATGTGTTGGATCATTTCAGGCGGCCTGATAATTGCCTCTGTTTCACTAATCTTGTCCATGCTTTGA
- a CDS encoding CBS domain-containing protein — MPKAIYFSHLQGKTVFDCNEKKLGVLNDLVIADGQELAEVIALAVKTNGKKMKVNWRFIESIEYCIYLNKPLNEIDFEALNDSDLLVSEILLDKQLIDVDGLKVVRVNDVILSKVGGKLCVSSVDIGNRAILRRLGLEKLFLPLTYRMSEKILPWGNVQPLNVTPSQNLQLNISRAKISKSHPADIADFLTELSHRERALVFNSLDESIAADTLAESKPEVLKSVVHEMKPHNIAKIVQEMEADEIVQFFGFVSREKGNEILGMLDEGSQREIRKMLEMPRKSAGKIMTFNFVVVPKNFSVKEVLDHVRRTVREPQEFSHIYVVDEREKLLGVLPLRNLVIAKPSRKAFELMNDKIISVHTNSKFEEVAKIFSKYRLLSLPVTDAEGKLAGVITIDDVFNKMIPHKFRKQKIRRRIKQAKRGGEQIA, encoded by the coding sequence ATGCCTAAAGCGATTTATTTCAGTCACCTGCAGGGAAAGACTGTTTTTGACTGCAATGAAAAAAAGCTTGGAGTATTAAATGACCTGGTTATTGCTGACGGGCAGGAATTGGCTGAGGTGATTGCGCTTGCTGTAAAGACAAACGGCAAAAAAATGAAGGTTAACTGGAGATTCATTGAATCAATAGAGTACTGCATTTATTTGAACAAGCCATTGAATGAAATAGACTTTGAGGCTCTGAATGACTCAGACCTTCTGGTTTCTGAGATTCTTTTGGACAAGCAATTAATTGATGTTGACGGCTTAAAGGTTGTGAGGGTGAATGATGTAATCCTTTCCAAGGTCGGGGGGAAGCTTTGCGTTTCAAGCGTTGACATAGGCAACAGGGCGATCTTGAGGCGCCTTGGTTTGGAGAAACTGTTTTTGCCTTTAACTTACAGGATGAGTGAAAAAATTCTGCCTTGGGGCAATGTCCAGCCTTTGAATGTTACTCCTTCACAGAACCTTCAATTGAATATTTCTAGGGCGAAGATTTCAAAGAGCCATCCTGCAGACATCGCTGATTTTCTTACTGAACTGTCCCACAGGGAAAGGGCTTTGGTTTTTAATTCTCTGGATGAAAGCATTGCAGCAGACACTCTTGCAGAGTCAAAGCCTGAGGTGTTGAAATCTGTTGTCCATGAAATGAAGCCTCATAATATTGCAAAGATTGTGCAGGAAATGGAGGCTGATGAAATAGTCCAGTTCTTCGGCTTTGTTTCAAGGGAGAAAGGGAATGAAATTCTCGGCATGCTTGATGAGGGCTCACAAAGGGAAATAAGGAAAATGCTTGAAATGCCCAGAAAGTCTGCAGGAAAAATTATGACCTTCAATTTTGTTGTTGTGCCCAAGAATTTTAGTGTAAAAGAGGTGTTAGACCACGTCAGGAGGACTGTCCGTGAGCCCCAGGAGTTCTCCCATATTTATGTTGTGGATGAAAGGGAGAAATTGCTTGGCGTTCTGCCTTTAAGGAATCTTGTCATTGCAAAGCCTTCAAGGAAGGCATTTGAATTGATGAACGACAAAATTATCAGCGTTCACACTAATTCAAAATTTGAAGAAGTTGCAAAGATTTTCAGCAAGTACAGGCTGCTTTCCCTGCCTGTAACTGATGCTGAAGGAAAACTTGCCGGGGTAATTACAATAGATGACGTATTCAATAAAATGATTCCGCACAAGTTTAGGAAGCAAAAGATTAGGAGAAGGATTAAGCAGGCAAAGAGAGGGGGAGAGCAGATTGCTTGA
- the thsB gene encoding thermosome subunit beta, whose protein sequence is MAQADQMAQQPVIFLTEGTKRTRGRDAQRINILIAKAVANAVKSTLGPKGMDKMIVDELGDVTISNDGATILDEMSIDHPVGKMLVEVAKTQDNEVGDGTTTVVVIAGGLLQKAERMLDDDIHPSIIINGYRMAAKKAKELFEQVADPVTFKDFKTLKDIAMTSMTGKAAEACAELADLVIDAIKTVATEENGKTVIDRDSIKLEKKEGGSLAESQLIKGLVIDKEVVSESMPQKTENAKIALIDAALEIKETETEAKIQITSPDQLQAFLDQEEGMLKGMVEKIKKSGANVVLCQKGIDDLAQHFLAKEGILAARRVKKSDMDLLAKATGGKVISRIDDISKADLGFAERVVSKKIATEDMLFIEGCKNPKAVTIFIRGGSEHVIDEAERAVNDALGSVIASIKNGKVVSGGGSSDIDVAIKLREYSKTIGGREQLAIEAFADTLEIIPRTLAETAGMDPIDTLVSLRAAHAKKDGKYIGVNVYKAQLTNMKEGKVIEPLSVKTQAITSASEVTEMILRIDDIIAGQSKGPSMPPGGGMPPGMGGMGGEEY, encoded by the coding sequence ATGGCTCAGGCAGACCAGATGGCGCAACAGCCGGTAATCTTCTTAACAGAAGGAACAAAGAGGACAAGAGGCAGGGACGCGCAAAGAATAAACATTCTAATTGCAAAGGCAGTAGCCAATGCAGTTAAATCCACTTTAGGCCCAAAAGGAATGGACAAAATGATTGTGGACGAATTAGGTGATGTCACAATCTCCAATGACGGGGCAACTATATTGGATGAAATGAGCATCGACCATCCAGTAGGAAAAATGCTTGTTGAGGTAGCAAAAACACAAGACAACGAAGTAGGAGACGGAACAACTACTGTGGTGGTAATAGCAGGAGGCTTACTGCAGAAGGCAGAAAGAATGCTTGATGATGACATCCACCCAAGCATTATAATTAATGGATACAGGATGGCAGCAAAGAAAGCAAAAGAATTATTCGAACAAGTTGCTGACCCTGTAACGTTCAAAGACTTTAAGACTTTGAAGGATATTGCAATGACTTCAATGACAGGCAAGGCAGCAGAAGCCTGCGCTGAATTGGCTGATTTAGTCATAGATGCAATAAAGACTGTTGCAACAGAAGAGAACGGCAAGACAGTTATAGACAGGGACTCAATAAAACTAGAGAAAAAAGAAGGCGGAAGCTTGGCTGAATCACAATTAATTAAAGGACTAGTAATAGATAAGGAGGTTGTCTCTGAATCAATGCCACAAAAAACAGAGAACGCAAAAATTGCATTAATTGACGCAGCATTAGAAATAAAAGAAACAGAGACAGAGGCAAAAATTCAGATTACCTCCCCAGACCAATTGCAGGCATTCCTAGACCAAGAGGAAGGAATGCTGAAAGGAATGGTAGAAAAAATAAAGAAGTCAGGCGCAAATGTTGTGTTATGCCAGAAAGGAATAGATGACTTGGCACAGCATTTCCTTGCAAAAGAAGGCATTCTTGCAGCAAGAAGAGTGAAGAAATCTGACATGGACTTATTGGCTAAAGCAACAGGCGGAAAGGTTATCTCAAGAATTGACGACATAAGCAAAGCAGACCTAGGCTTTGCTGAAAGGGTTGTAAGCAAAAAGATTGCAACAGAAGACATGCTCTTCATTGAAGGATGCAAGAACCCCAAAGCAGTCACAATATTCATCAGGGGAGGCTCAGAGCATGTAATAGACGAAGCAGAAAGGGCAGTAAATGACGCATTAGGATCAGTAATTGCCTCAATAAAGAACGGAAAAGTTGTTTCAGGAGGAGGCTCTTCAGACATTGACGTTGCAATAAAGCTCAGAGAATACAGCAAGACAATTGGAGGCAGAGAGCAGTTGGCAATAGAAGCATTCGCTGACACTTTAGAGATAATCCCAAGAACTTTAGCTGAAACAGCAGGAATGGACCCAATTGATACATTAGTGAGTTTGAGGGCAGCCCACGCAAAAAAGGACGGCAAATACATTGGAGTTAACGTCTACAAGGCGCAGTTGACCAACATGAAGGAAGGCAAAGTAATAGAGCCTTTGAGCGTGAAAACACAGGCAATAACCTCAGCCTCAGAGGTAACAGAAATGATCCTGAGAATAGACGACATAATTGCAGGCCAAAGCAAAGGCCCTTCAATGCCACCAGGCGGAGGAATGCCGCCAGGCATGGGCGGAATGGGCGGAGAAGAATACTAA
- a CDS encoding Glu/Leu/Phe/Val dehydrogenase, translating into MIEFDEFGPEKVIEVYHPKLGMHGFIVIDNTALGPGKGGIRMTPDVSLEEVFKLARTMTWKCALADLPFGGAKAGIKADPRKMSCEKKSEFTKAFAQAIREFVPQKYVPAPDMNTGEKEMDLIAKTIGSMKAATGKSRKLGGLPHELGSTGFGVFHATVVAAKSIGLNLRNARIAVEGFGNVGSFTAKFLSEHGARIVAVSDIEGCVYNPQGLSFEGLMNAVKEKCSVVHYSGPTTKKLYNYELFELPVDVIITAAVPNVINFNNVDAVKVKLIVEGSNIPIAPETEQVLHERNVLVVPDIIANAGGVISSYAEFVDGNEHKMFRMVEKKIKKNVSIILKHSKKEGKKPRDIAMQIARKRVRKKCKTCRV; encoded by the coding sequence ATGATTGAGTTTGATGAATTCGGCCCTGAAAAGGTCATTGAAGTATACCACCCAAAACTCGGAATGCACGGCTTCATTGTAATAGACAATACTGCCTTGGGGCCAGGAAAAGGCGGGATAAGGATGACGCCAGATGTTTCCTTGGAGGAAGTATTTAAGCTCGCAAGGACAATGACCTGGAAGTGCGCTTTGGCAGACCTTCCTTTTGGCGGAGCAAAAGCCGGGATAAAGGCAGACCCGAGGAAAATGTCCTGCGAAAAAAAAAGCGAATTCACCAAGGCTTTTGCCCAAGCAATAAGGGAATTTGTTCCCCAAAAATATGTTCCTGCACCTGACATGAATACTGGCGAAAAAGAAATGGACTTAATTGCAAAAACAATTGGTTCAATGAAGGCAGCAACAGGAAAATCAAGAAAGCTTGGAGGGCTGCCGCACGAATTGGGAAGTACAGGATTTGGAGTCTTTCATGCAACAGTAGTTGCAGCAAAATCCATTGGATTGAATTTAAGGAATGCAAGGATTGCAGTCGAAGGATTCGGTAATGTAGGCTCTTTTACTGCAAAATTTCTTTCAGAGCATGGGGCAAGAATTGTTGCAGTGTCAGACATTGAAGGTTGCGTTTATAACCCTCAAGGGCTTTCATTTGAAGGATTAATGAATGCAGTAAAAGAGAAATGCTCTGTAGTGCATTATTCCGGCCCAACAACAAAAAAACTGTACAATTACGAATTATTTGAGCTGCCTGTTGACGTCATAATTACTGCTGCAGTGCCTAATGTAATAAACTTCAATAATGTGGATGCTGTAAAAGTCAAACTGATTGTTGAAGGCTCAAACATTCCTATTGCACCTGAAACAGAACAGGTATTGCATGAAAGGAATGTGCTTGTAGTGCCTGACATTATTGCTAATGCCGGGGGCGTAATAAGCTCTTACGCTGAATTCGTTGACGGAAATGAACATAAAATGTTCAGAATGGTTGAAAAAAAGATAAAAAAGAATGTCTCCATCATCCTAAAGCACTCAAAGAAAGAGGGAAAGAAACCCAGAGACATTGCAATGCAAATCGCCAGAAAAAGAGTAAGAAAGAAATGCAAGACGTGCAGGGTCTAA
- a CDS encoding FAD-dependent oxidoreductase — MIYDIIIIGSGPAGLNAGLYSSRQNLKTLILASEMGGQMGKSYMIENYLGYEAVFGIELLQKFFDQVHNRGVEIKLGETASKIERKQKNFVISTNSGSHEGKIIIIASGRTPRKLNVPGEEKFIHKGVTYCATCDAPLFSGKAVAVIGGGNGALHATMQLLNIAKKIFIITINKELQGEQVLIEKLRKEKNVEILYEAKTTEFLGKDFLEGIKVKIKNSEKRIAVQGAFIEIGSEPNSDIEVQGTELKKNEFKEIIVDSEGRTNIEGIFAAGDVTSVRRKQIIIAAAEGCKAALSAFDFLSKR; from the coding sequence ATGATTTATGACATTATAATTATTGGTTCTGGGCCTGCAGGCCTTAACGCAGGCCTTTATTCTTCAAGGCAGAACTTGAAGACATTGATTCTGGCTTCAGAGATGGGAGGACAGATGGGCAAAAGCTACATGATTGAAAACTATTTGGGCTATGAGGCAGTATTTGGAATTGAGTTACTGCAGAAATTCTTCGACCAAGTACATAACAGGGGAGTGGAAATAAAGCTGGGCGAAACAGCAAGCAAAATTGAAAGAAAGCAAAAAAACTTTGTAATTTCAACCAATTCAGGCTCCCATGAAGGAAAGATTATAATAATTGCTTCAGGTAGGACTCCGAGAAAATTGAATGTTCCTGGAGAAGAAAAATTCATTCACAAAGGTGTCACTTATTGTGCTACCTGTGATGCCCCCTTGTTTTCAGGCAAGGCTGTTGCAGTAATTGGGGGCGGCAATGGAGCCTTGCATGCAACAATGCAATTGCTTAACATTGCAAAAAAAATCTTTATTATAACAATAAACAAGGAATTGCAGGGAGAACAGGTATTAATTGAAAAATTAAGGAAAGAAAAAAATGTTGAAATACTGTATGAAGCCAAGACAACAGAATTTTTAGGCAAAGATTTCCTTGAAGGAATAAAGGTCAAAATAAAAAACTCAGAGAAAAGGATTGCAGTTCAAGGGGCATTCATTGAAATAGGATCAGAGCCAAATTCTGACATTGAAGTTCAAGGAACTGAATTGAAGAAGAACGAATTCAAGGAAATAATTGTGGACTCAGAGGGAAGGACTAATATTGAAGGAATCTTCGCTGCAGGCGATGTAACCAGTGTCAGAAGAAAACAAATAATTATTGCTGCAGCAGAAGGCTGCAAGGCAGCCTTAAGCGCTTTTGATTTTCTCTCAAAGAGGTAA
- a CDS encoding DsbA family protein: MDNIKLLSITLIVASLILAGTMLYVGNNLNTKLTGLAALSAQPQNTDQTQPQQQQPTQVQPTQPTQNNNGKITLKNSNPPTTGQANAKVTIIEFSDFQCPYCARFVTDTYPQIKQQYIDTGKAKLIFMQFPLSFHQYAQKAAEAAYCAFEQGKFWEYHDKLFANQSNLDVTSLKKYATDLKLDTAKFNSCLDTSKYASQVQSDLTEGTSLGVNGTPAFFVNGKLISGAQPFSVFQQAIDAALAS, from the coding sequence ATGGACAACATCAAACTTCTTTCAATAACATTGATAGTAGCAAGCCTAATTCTAGCAGGAACAATGCTTTACGTTGGAAACAACCTGAACACAAAGCTCACAGGACTTGCAGCACTTTCAGCCCAGCCTCAAAACACAGACCAAACACAGCCACAACAGCAACAGCCTACACAAGTGCAGCCAACCCAGCCAACGCAAAACAATAACGGGAAAATCACATTAAAGAACTCCAACCCGCCAACAACAGGCCAGGCAAACGCTAAAGTCACAATAATTGAGTTCTCTGATTTTCAGTGCCCTTACTGCGCAAGATTCGTGACAGACACTTATCCTCAAATCAAACAGCAGTACATTGACACAGGGAAGGCGAAGTTAATATTCATGCAGTTTCCTTTGAGCTTCCACCAGTATGCCCAAAAGGCAGCAGAGGCAGCATACTGCGCTTTCGAGCAAGGAAAATTCTGGGAATACCATGACAAATTGTTTGCAAACCAGTCAAATCTTGATGTTACCTCGCTGAAGAAATATGCTACAGACCTAAAGCTTGACACAGCAAAATTCAATTCATGCCTTGACACCTCAAAGTATGCCAGCCAAGTGCAGTCAGACCTAACAGAAGGAACTTCTTTAGGGGTGAATGGAACGCCCGCCTTCTTCGTGAACGGCAAGCTCATAAGCGGGGCACAGCCTTTCTCAGTCTTCCAGCAGGCAATAGACGCAGCACTAGCAAGCTGA
- a CDS encoding DUF4143 domain-containing protein has protein sequence MAEYLEGGGFPEVILEESTLNKKKLVQEYFKTIISRDIAERHGIKKPYLLHDFLRFLLNTKEFSINKTVNVLRSQGRKAGKGTIINYTKYAEESYFCFFLPIFSYKIKEQMRYPKKVYFADNSFITNISLRFSKDYGRLYENQVAIELMRKKAKNPLLEIYYWKNDLHEEIDFVVKENIKIKQLIQVCYDLGDTDVKKREIRTLIKASKELKCNNLLCITKDYEAEEKIKGKKIKFTPLWKWLLL, from the coding sequence TTGGCAGAATACCTAGAAGGCGGTGGATTTCCCGAAGTTATTTTAGAAGAATCAACTTTGAATAAGAAAAAATTAGTTCAAGAATATTTTAAAACCATTATAAGTAGGGACATAGCAGAAAGGCACGGGATTAAGAAACCTTACCTCCTTCACGATTTTTTGAGGTTTTTGCTTAACACGAAAGAGTTTTCAATAAACAAAACAGTAAACGTACTGCGTTCACAAGGAAGAAAAGCAGGGAAGGGAACAATAATTAATTATACAAAATATGCTGAAGAAAGCTATTTCTGTTTTTTTCTTCCCATATTTTCTTATAAAATTAAAGAACAAATGAGGTATCCCAAAAAAGTTTATTTTGCAGATAATTCTTTCATAACAAATATTTCTTTAAGGTTTTCAAAAGATTACGGGAGGCTTTATGAAAATCAGGTTGCAATTGAACTTATGAGAAAGAAAGCCAAAAACCCGTTGTTGGAAATTTATTATTGGAAAAACGACCTGCATGAAGAAATAGATTTTGTGGTTAAAGAAAATATAAAAATTAAACAGTTAATTCAGGTTTGTTACGATCTTGGAGATACCGACGTTAAAAAAAGAGAAATTAGAACTTTAATTAAAGCAAGTAAAGAATTGAAATGCAATAATCTTCTGTGCATAACCAAAGACTATGAAGCAGAAGAAAAAATAAAAGGAAAAAAAATTAAATTTACGCCTTTGTGGAAATGGCTTTTATTGTAA
- a CDS encoding valine--tRNA ligase — translation MGMQANYNPKESEKKWAQYWEKEQIFKFDLNSEKPLYVIDTPPPTVSGLIHVGHAFSYAQAEFIARYKRMKGFNVFYPFGFDDNGLPTEKFVERERKIKATEMPRKDFVKLCLEETAKAEKEFRKTWNSIGISCDWSQFYSTISPEVQRLSQHSFIELYEKGREYRKEAVTLWCPECRTAISQVELEDKELSSKFNDVLFGIEGTKEKIIISTTRPELLSACVAVLVHPDEPKTKKLIGKKALVPLFNYLVPIIADQRVDPKKGSGIVMCCTFGDTVDIEWWKAYGLPLKIVINPDGKLNEKAGRFAGKKLNEAREAILQELKKEGLLKEQKSISHTVNVHDRCGTEIEFLVSKQWFIKYLDLKQEFLEAGKKIRWFPEHMKHRYDNWIKGLQWDWCISRQRYYGVPFPVWYCKKCNEIILADKKSLPVDPLIDKPKKPCPKCNGTKFEPEKDVLDTWATSSLTPLIISEWQRDEKKFKKLFPNTLRPQAHDIITFWAFNTIVKSLLHTGKVPWKDIMISGWCLDPKGKKMSKSKGNAITPTEIIEKYSADALRFWASSINLGQDAPFMEKDVATGQKFVTKLWNASKFSLQNLSDYKGEKPKKLEAIDAWLIHNLNLVVKEITEHFDAYEYGKAKAILENFFWHSFCDYYLEIIKDRLYNSGKKGKEGKISAQYALNEALLSVLKCFAPFMPFISEEIYQMYYAKKEGKKSIHLSSFPEFRKEFLDEKNFSLGEKAVELIGKVRQEKARNQKSMKAEVILSVEEKLLEELKPALEDIKAVCNAKEIRKGKEFRVEFS, via the coding sequence ATGGGCATGCAAGCGAATTATAATCCCAAGGAATCAGAAAAGAAGTGGGCTCAATACTGGGAGAAAGAGCAAATCTTCAAGTTTGACTTGAATTCAGAAAAGCCATTATATGTAATTGACACCCCCCCTCCTACTGTATCAGGATTGATTCATGTAGGCCATGCCTTCTCTTACGCGCAAGCCGAATTCATTGCAAGATACAAGAGAATGAAAGGCTTCAATGTATTCTATCCGTTCGGATTTGATGATAACGGCCTTCCAACAGAAAAATTCGTTGAAAGGGAAAGGAAGATAAAGGCAACAGAAATGCCCAGAAAAGATTTCGTGAAATTATGCTTGGAGGAAACAGCAAAAGCAGAAAAAGAATTCAGGAAGACGTGGAATTCAATTGGGATTTCATGCGACTGGAGCCAGTTCTATTCCACAATAAGCCCTGAAGTGCAGAGGCTGAGCCAGCATTCATTCATTGAATTGTACGAGAAAGGAAGAGAATACAGGAAGGAGGCAGTAACCTTATGGTGCCCTGAGTGCAGGACAGCAATATCCCAAGTGGAATTGGAGGACAAGGAATTAAGCTCTAAATTCAATGATGTTTTGTTTGGAATTGAAGGAACAAAAGAAAAAATAATTATTTCAACCACAAGGCCTGAACTTCTTTCAGCATGCGTTGCAGTATTAGTGCACCCTGATGAGCCGAAAACAAAGAAACTTATTGGAAAAAAAGCTTTGGTGCCATTATTCAATTACTTAGTTCCAATTATTGCAGACCAAAGGGTAGACCCGAAGAAAGGCTCAGGGATTGTTATGTGCTGCACTTTCGGGGACACAGTGGACATTGAATGGTGGAAGGCGTACGGCCTCCCATTAAAAATTGTAATTAACCCTGACGGAAAACTGAACGAAAAAGCAGGAAGATTTGCAGGAAAGAAATTAAACGAAGCAAGAGAAGCAATACTCCAGGAATTAAAAAAAGAAGGCCTGCTAAAAGAACAGAAAAGCATAAGCCACACAGTTAATGTCCACGACAGGTGCGGAACAGAAATAGAATTCCTTGTGTCAAAGCAGTGGTTCATAAAATACTTGGATTTGAAGCAGGAATTCCTTGAAGCAGGAAAGAAAATAAGATGGTTTCCAGAGCACATGAAGCACAGGTATGACAACTGGATTAAAGGCCTGCAGTGGGACTGGTGCATTTCAAGGCAGAGATACTATGGAGTGCCCTTCCCAGTATGGTACTGCAAGAAATGCAATGAAATAATTCTGGCAGACAAAAAAAGCCTTCCAGTAGACCCTCTTATTGATAAGCCTAAAAAGCCCTGCCCTAAATGCAATGGCACAAAATTCGAACCAGAAAAAGATGTCCTGGACACATGGGCTACATCCTCCCTTACTCCATTAATTATTTCGGAATGGCAGAGAGACGAGAAGAAGTTCAAGAAACTGTTTCCTAATACCTTAAGGCCTCAGGCACACGACATCATTACCTTCTGGGCGTTCAATACAATAGTGAAAAGCTTATTGCACACAGGAAAAGTGCCTTGGAAAGACATAATGATTTCGGGCTGGTGCCTAGACCCAAAAGGAAAAAAGATGAGCAAAAGCAAAGGCAATGCCATTACACCAACAGAGATAATTGAAAAATATTCTGCTGACGCATTAAGGTTCTGGGCTTCATCCATCAATTTAGGCCAGGACGCTCCATTCATGGAAAAGGATGTTGCAACAGGCCAAAAGTTTGTGACAAAACTATGGAATGCCTCAAAATTCTCCTTGCAGAATCTTTCAGATTACAAGGGAGAAAAGCCAAAAAAGCTTGAGGCAATAGATGCATGGCTTATACATAACCTCAATTTGGTTGTGAAAGAAATCACAGAACACTTTGATGCCTATGAATACGGCAAAGCAAAGGCAATCCTTGAGAACTTCTTCTGGCATTCCTTTTGCGACTATTACCTTGAAATAATAAAGGACAGGCTTTACAATTCAGGGAAAAAAGGGAAGGAAGGAAAGATTTCAGCGCAGTATGCCTTGAATGAAGCCCTTCTTTCAGTCCTGAAATGCTTTGCGCCTTTCATGCCTTTCATTTCAGAGGAAATCTACCAAATGTATTACGCGAAAAAAGAGGGCAAAAAAAGCATTCACTTATCTTCTTTCCCTGAATTCAGAAAAGAATTTTTGGATGAAAAAAATTTTTCTTTAGGAGAGAAAGCAGTTGAACTCATAGGAAAGGTAAGGCAGGAGAAAGCCAGAAACCAGAAGTCAATGAAGGCAGAAGTAATCCTTTCAGTGGAGGAAAAACTCCTTGAAGAATTAAAGCCTGCGCTGGAAGACATCAAAGCAGTCTGCAACGCCAAAGAAATAAGGAAAGGAAAAGAATTCAGAGTGGAATTTTCTTAA